A genomic stretch from Larus michahellis chromosome 7, bLarMic1.1, whole genome shotgun sequence includes:
- the XAF1 gene encoding XIAP-associated factor 1 isoform X5 — protein MDHDKPSSCRGFPSKRDVSAANFSVHEAHCLRFLTLCPECDEPVARKDMKDHQTEAHKQVRCHHCHQSMQQYQLEHHETKECHERAMKCKICELEMPFNKLQEHLNTCASRTERCWECNKYIMYKDQNKHKDICQNSRLSYGTGGNFCQKCNKSFPDDQYSQHLNQCGAAHKLTTVLAGQSTSKLSSDPPPSSSSLVPSSCSEKATVWRDVRPKGKERDQPLTSKTLLKPAKKKNIGFPSPTRGRLSTSSQDLKDTQSFDMLVTCAHCNILLPLPTLRKHEIKCLRVTSLKNARMKQKSSHGEKGTAEFQKFRIEFIIKDYSTLG, from the exons ATGGACCATGACAAACCCAGCAGCTGCCGCGGTTTTCCCAG TAAACGAGATGTGTCTGCTGCCAATTTCTCTGTCCATGAGGCCCACTGCTTGCGGTTTCTCACCCTCTGTCCGGAATGTGATGAACCAGTTGCCCGAAAGGATATGAAGGACCATCAAACAGAAGCACACAAGCAG GTCAGATGTCATCATTGTCACCAAAGCATGCAGCAGTACCAGTTGGAGCATCACGAG ACCAAGGAATGCCATGAACGAGCAATGAAATGCAAGATCTGTGAGCTTGAAATGCCCTTCAACAAGCTGCAGGAACACCTGAACACCTGTGCCAGCCGAACAGAGCGGTGTTGGGAGTGTAACAAATACATCATGTACAAAGACCAGAACAAACACAAAGATATTTGTCAGAACAGCCGTCTGTCCTATG gtaCTGGTGGCAATTTTTGTCAGAAGTGCAATAAGTCATTCCCAGATGACCAGTACTCCCAACATCTG AATCAATGCGGTGCAGCCCATAAGCTGACAACAGTTCTTGCTGGCCAATCAACTTCAAAACTCAGCAGTGATCCACCACCATCTTCTTCCTCCCTggttccctcctcctgctctgagaAAGCAACAGTGTGGAGAGATGTCCGtcccaaagggaaagaaagggaccAGCCATTGACCTCCAAAACCTTGCTTAaacctgcaaaaaagaaaaacattggcTTTCCCTCTCCCACAAGAGGCAGACTTTCCACATCATCTCAGGATCTTAAAGACACCCAGTCTTTTGACATGCTGGTGACCTGTGCCCATTGCAACATTCTTCTGCCGCTTCCAACCCTTCGGAAACATGAG ATCAAATGTCTGCGTGTGACATCTTTGAAAAATGCTAGGatgaaacaaaaatcaagtcATGGAGAAAAAGGTActgcagaatttcagaaatttaGAATAGAATTCATCATTAAGGATTATTCTACATTGGGTTAA